One Nitrospirota bacterium genomic window, CATCGGTGGTTTTCCAACAACGATATGGATATCAGATGCCTTCTTTTCAACTACAGCCCTGAGAATATCTAACATTTCCATAATTACACCCCCTGTAAGACTTTTTACACCTCAAAGGTGATTTTGTCAATAGAAAAAGGGCTTCTCAAAGAAAAAGCTTGACAAGTTATATGTTCTTTGATATTATTGATATAGATTATCAATATTAATACTGTGTTCTATGGGTATAAAAGAAGCAAGAGATATTTTTTCAGGTTATTTAGAAAAGAAAGGCTTACGGCATACCTTGCAAAGGGGTGAAATTCTCGATGCATTTATTTCAGCGAACAAACATATCACCGTCGATGATCTGTATAATACCCTGAAAAAGAGGAATCCAGATATAGGTTATGCAACGGTACATCGCAATCTGAAATTGATGTGTGAGTGTGGCTTAGCAGATGAAATAAAGGTCGGTACGAAAAAAACGAGATACGAACAAAAATATGGATACAAGCACCATGATCATCTTATCTGTCTCAAATGCGGGAGATTTATAGAGATCAACGATGTTAAGATCGAAAGACTCCAGGACAGACTTGCAGAAGCAAACGAATTTACCCCCTTGAGACATAAGTTAGAAATATACGGTCTGTGTAAAGAGTGTAAATAATTTTTTGGCTATATAATGATAATGATTATCATTTTAAAATTGAGATTTAAAAGGAGGCATTACATAAGAGGGGGGAAAGATAATGGTTGAAAGATTAAAAGTGATTAAAATATCTGTGTTCTTGTTGAGCATACTGATGTTCCAGTATGGTATAGTTGGTGTAGCAACAGCAGAAGAATTAATAGTCTATTCGGGCAGGGGAGAGAGGCTTATTAGACCTGTGCTTGATGAATTTACCAGAAAGACAGGGGTGGAGGTAAAACTACATTCTGCAGGAACAGTTGAACTTTTCAACAAACTGATCGCTGAAGGAGACAGATCGCTTGCTGATGTCTTTCTAACAGTGGACGCAGGTATCCTTGAAAGGGCAAGGATAGCAGGTCTGCTTCAGCCTATAAAATCAAATGTCATCACAAAAAATATTCCCACAGCCATGAGGGCACCTGATAATAGTTGGGTAGGTTTATCTCTTAGATTAAGGGTTATTGCATATAATCCCCTGAGGGTAAAGCCTGACGAGATTAAGACCTATGAAAGCCTGATGAAGCCAAAGTTTAAAGGGAGACTCGGGATAAGGACAGGTTCTAATGTGTATGTTCAATCACATACAGCCATGATGATTGCAGAAAAAGGAGAGACAACAACAGAGAAGTTTTTAAAGGCAATAGTGGAAAATGCAGGGGATAAGATTTATCCCTCTGATAGTAGGGCAGTAGAGGCTGTGGCAAAAGGTGAAGTGGATGTGGCAGTTGTCAATCATTATTATGTCTATGGTCACCTGAGGAAAAACCCTGATGATAGTAAGACACTGTCATTTTTAATGCCTCCAAAAACTGCCTATAATGTCTCTGGCGTAGGCATACTGAAGACAAGTAAGAAAAAAGAAATTGCACAGAAGTTTATTGAACTCATGGCATCCAATGAGGGACAGGTAATGTTTGCTGAAGAAAACAGGGAATATCCAGTAAATCCTAAAATCCCTGCACATCCGGACATGAAGAAAAGGGATACCTTTACTTTATCACCTGTTTCCCTCTCGATGATGGGACGATATATGGTGACAGCTATAGACCTTATTGACAAAGTTGGGTATCGGTAATGTCTTTACTTACTCCCTTAGCTTCAGGAGTGGCGATTTTAGCCGCCACTCCTATCATTATTATTTTTTACAGTGCTATCACTGTTGATGCCGGCTTATGGATACAGATTTATGAAACAAGGCTACAGGTTATACTTCTCAATACTATCAAGCTCCTGTTTGCAGTAGGGGTATTAACGGTATTGATTGGTATAACGATGGCAATGATAGTGACACGCTATGACTTCAAAGGCAAAAGGATATGGGAGTGGGCATTGATACTGCCATTGGCAGTGCCAGGATATGTCCTTGCCTATGCCTATGCAAGTATCATGGCTCCAGGTGGTGTTGTCCAGACATTATGGATTAATCTCTTTGGTGATACATCAACGATGCCATCTTTATATAGTTTCTGGGGAGTATCCTTTATCTTAAGTCTTGTTAATTATCCATATGTATATTTATTAACCCGGGCAAGTTTGTTGAATCAGAATATTTCTTATGATGAAGTTGCAAGGACATTGGGCGTATCAAAATGGAAAAGACTCTGGTTAATAAATATCCGTATGGCGTATCCGGGCATTATAGCAGGTATGGCACTTGTTCTGATGGAGGTTATGGCAGATTTCGGCACCGTAGCGCTTTTGAGATACCCAACCTTTACAGAGGCTATTTATCGCCAGATGACCGCCCGCTTTGACTTCCTCGGTGCATCAGCCCTTGGTTCTATACTGGTTGGACTCACCCTTTTACTTCTTATTCTGGAACATCATTTCAGAGGTAGAAGAGTATTTGAGCAGACAAAAGGTAAGTTTAAGAAGCCTATCCCTAAGGGAGTAGATGTTAAAAGGACTATATTCTTTACAGCCCTCATCCTCATCATTCTTGGAATGGCGTTTTTTGCACCTGTCAGTCTTCTTACAAAGTGGAGTATTGACGCCATATTTAAGGCTGGGCTGGACAGCAGATTCGTGAAATTCACATTTAATACTATTTCTGTATCAGCACTTGGAGCTACAATCGCGGTCATATTGGCAATACCTATAGCATATCTACACGCCAGGTATCTGAACCCTTTAAATAAGGTATTATATTTTTCCTCTACATTGGGCTATAGCCTTCCAGGTCCTGTCATTGCTGTGGGTTTATTACTCGTTGCCAATCTGTTTTTCCCGCAGCTTTACGGTGGAATAGTGATTCTGGTATCAGCCTATGTAGTGAGGTTTCTGTCAATAACGGTTCAATCTCAGGAGTCCTCTATACTTACGGTCTCAAGGTCTGTAGAAGATGCAGCAAAAACCCTCGGTGCCGGAACATGGAGGACTATGACAAGGGTTCTCCTACCATTAATAAAACCCGGCATTTTTACAGGGTGGATGGTAGTATTTATTGACTGTATGAAGGAACTTCCAGCCACGATGATGCTGAGACCACTGGCATTTGATACGCTATCAGTAAGGGTTTGGGTAGAGGCGGCAGAATCCCTCTGGGATATGGCTGCTCTTCCTGCATTATTAATAGTAATCTCTGGTCTTATCCCGATAACATTTATAATCAGAAAAAGCAATGGAGGTAAAGATGGTGTTCAGGTTACATGAAAAGGATGTTTGCATAAGAGAAACTGAACCAGCCTATGTCTCATTAAAAAATGTTTCTAAGTTTTTCAATGAGGTAGTAGCTGTATCTAATTTAACAATGGAAGTGAAAAAGGGAGAGTTTTTTTCCCTTCTTGGCCCTTCAGGCTGTGGCAAAACAACAATTCTCAGACTCATTGCAGGGCTTGAGTCACCTGATAGAGGAAGCATTGTCATAGGAGAGACAATTGTTGCAGGTGAGATATGGCAGAAGCCTGAAAAAAGGGGTGTTGGGATCGTCTTCCAGGACTATGCCCTCTTCCCCCACATGACCATCTTTAATAATATTGTTTTTGGTCTACAGGGATGTAGCCGGATAGAACTTAAGAAAAGAGTAATGGAACTGCTTGAACTTATTGGTCTCTCTGATATGGTGCAGAGATACCCCCATGAACTTTCAGGAGGGCAACAGCAAAGGGTTGCCCTCGCTCGGGCATTGGCACCTTCTCCAAAAGTTATGCTTTTAGATGAACCATTCTCTGATCTCGACGCTGATTTACGGTTAGAACTCCGCACGGAAACAAAGAGGATTTTAAAAGAGAAGGGAACAACGACAATACTTGTTACCCATGACCAGGAAGAGGCGTTTTCACTTTCTGACAGGGTTGGTGTATTAAATAAGGGAAGGCTTGAGCAGGTTGGAACTCCAACAGAGATATATCATAAACCAAAAAGCAGATTTGTAGCAGGATTTGTAGGAAAGGCGGATTTCGTGATTGGAAGAATTGAAGGGAATCTGGTTGTTTCCGATATAGGGACCTTCAGGATTAATGGAGATATGCCAGAGGGGTATAGAGATGTTGATTTAATGGTCAGACCAGATGATGTAGATTTTATTATTGTCCATGAAGGAGATGTCACAATAATTGATGCCCAGTTTTTAGGGTCTGAAATTATCTACAAGTTACTTCTTCCTGATGGAAAGACCATCCATTCCATTAAATCATCAATATTGACATTTCCTGTTAGCAGCAGGGTCAAGGTCAAGGTTGACCCAACACACATTGTAGTTTTCCAAAGGAGGAGGTGAGAAAAAACTTGACCCATCAGTGCGATTGATTTAAAATATATTAAATCAGGATAATACTTCCTCCGAAATTGTATCGTTTTCTTTATAACATCTGGTGAATCAATGGAAATACAGTGGCACCTGAGTGAGAAAGACTTCTTCTGGGGACTTCCTTCTGAAAAGGGAGAATTTATCTCGCTGTCTATACAACGTTATGTAAAGAGGAATGAATTCATCTTCTTTGAAGAAGACCATGGAGATTCCGCATTCTATTTAGAAAAGGGTGAGGTCAAGATTTTCCGGATTAGTCCCTCAGGGAAGGAATCAACTGTCTTCATTCGTCACACCGGAGAAATGTTTGGATTGGCTGAAGTAATAGGTGGAAAAGAAAGGGCAGCCAACGCCCAGGCGATTACATGTTGTTGTTTGTATGAGATAAAAAAAGATAATTTTGAGTCTCTCCTTTCCCGCCACTATCCTCTTGCCAGAAGGGTCATGGAAGTCCTTGGCAGACGTCTCAGGTATCTCGGTGAACAGATTGAAAATCTGATGGTCTGTGATGTAACTACTCGATTGTTAAAGCTCTTAGTCTACCTTAGTTACCATAAGTTACTTGATCCTGATACATGGAATGAACCAATCACAGTTCCAGTAAGGCTTACACAGGAACAGATTGCAGCCATGACAGGTTCCTGTCAGCAAACGGTCAGCGAAATTCTTAAGCGACTGGAAGAGGATGGGCTTATCCAAGTATCAAAGAAAGAGATTACTATCCTTAAGCCTGCCAAGATTCTGAACCGTATTTAAATTTTCACTTGACCCCTTGCCCCCTTGAATCCTGTTTTTATCGTCCAGCCGATAGAATTTTTATTTCCTTCCTAATAGAATAATATCATAATCCCAGAGGTTCAGGAAAACCCATTTTAAGCCAGTTTTCACAATAAAAACTGGAAGAGAAGAAAGTGAGGTGAAAAAATATGGAAGAAGTTGCCAGAGAAAAGACTTTAGAAGAAAAAATGGCAGCAGTAGAGGAAGCAGAAGAGGAAGAAAAGAAATTCACGCGTAGACAGACAATCGGACTGATCATTGCCTTTGCGATCCTCCTCGGACTGCATTTTGGGCCAACAGTTTCAGGATTAAAACCCCAAGCCCAATCAGTTTTAGGTGTCTTTCTGTGGTTCATCACATGTATGGTTACGGATGCACTTCCAAAGGCTGTTGTGGGGCTTGCATCGCCACTTCTACTTGTAATATTCGCTAAGGTCAAGATACCAGAAGCCTTTAATGCATTTAACAAGGATATCTTCCTCTTAGGTGCCGGGGCATTTATCTACGCAGGAATTATGATGGGCACACCCCTTGGCAGAAGGATTGCACTCACAATAACTACTGCGATGAGGTCAAACCGTGTGACGAGAGTCCTCCTTGGGCTTTCAGCCTCAGACTTAGCCATTGGAGGAGTACTCCCAACTGTTAGCGAAACCGCTCTGTTTCTTCCGATAGCGAAAGGTGTTGGAACCTTAATGAGAGGAATGAACCATCTACCAGAAGTCAAAAGAATAAACACTGCGCTACTGCTCTTGATAACGGGATTGATGCCACTTTTTACAGGCCCGCTGATCCTGACCAGTCACTTCCCTAACATAATGCTCGTTGGAAACCTTAAAGACATGGAAGGTATCTATATTTCATGGATTCAATGGTTCTGGTTAAATTTACCTCTCTGGGGTCTCCTGCCAATATTATTTATCTATGTAGTCTGGTGGTTCAAGTTAAGGGGGCTCGACATACCAGGGGCTGAGGTAGAAATCCCCAAGATGAAAAAGGAGTTAGGGAGGATTTCTTGGTCTGAGATATGGGCGTTAATATGTTTTGGTATTGGTATAACTCTATGGGTAACCGAAGAGATTCACAAGATAAAATCAGGTATGGTTGCTTTGACAGTTGTGGCATTGATGTTTATGCCATGGGGCAGGATTAAGTTTAAACAGATAAATCCACACATCATGTGGGATATCCTGATGCTTCTTGGAGGAGCGATTTCACTCGGCACAGTATTATATAAATCTGGCGCTGTTGCATGGCTTGCGAATATTATTGTTGACCCTGTCAAAGGTATAGGACTGCCTGTCTTACTATTGCTATTTATCCTTGTATTTGCTATGCATATAGCAAGGGCTGGGATTGTTAGCGCTGTGGCAATGGGGGCTGCATTTATCCCATTAACAGTCGGTATAGCCAAAACACTCGGTTATAGCATATTGCCCTTCACGCTGGTCGTGATAAACTGCTTGAGTTACGCATTCTTCCTGCCTATTTCCATTACGGCATTTCTCATTGCCTGGGGTGCATCAGAGGCATCTGGTTGGGAGGTAATCAAATTCGGAGGTCTACTTTCGATTATCGCCAATATCTATGTGATAGTTGTGCAGACCGGCTGGCTTGCNNNNNNNNNNNNNNNNNNNNNNNNNNNNNNNNNNNNNNNNNNNNNNNNNNNNNNNNNNNNNNNNNNNNNNNNNNNNNNNNNNNNNNNNNNNNNNNNNNNNATGGATGCGATTAACACCTACATCCGCAAAGACAAGGGGGAGACGCCGGAGAGTCTTGTGAGGTGGGGTCGGGCCCAGGTAGGAGGAGGACCAATTCGTGAGGATCTGGCTTTGAGTAATGCGGAGATGTTAAACGAGACAGTAGAGATGCTTGAGGAGTGGGGACTGCCTATCGTCAAGGACGAAGAGGGATATTACAAGCTCCGTGGCCGCTGGGACATCTCGATTCAGGGTGAACAGCTCAAGGTCATAATGGCAGAAAAGGCAATGGAGGTTGGTGCCCAGGTCTTTAACCGGGTAGCAGCCACAAATTTATTAATGGATGGCGACAGATGCGTTGGTGCAATGGGTTTTGGGGTCAGGGATGGAAAGTTCTATGTATTCCGTGCCAAGGCTACCATTGTTTCTACAGGTGGGGCATGCGGTATCTACAAATCACCAGTGACCGACTACTCTGGTGCACATCATCAGACATGGATGTGTCCTTTTAATGTCGGGACAGGATATGCCATGGGGATCCGTGCAGGTGCAGAGATGTCATCTCTTGAGCAGAGATGGGTTGCCACCCGTACAAAAGATTTCTCAGGACCTGTAGATACAATCTCCGTAGCCTTTGGATGTTTGATTACAAATGCTAAGGGTGAGCGTGTAATGCAGGTGCGGTATGCCGATGTCGGTGGCGATAAGGCAGCTCGTTTCTACCGACTCAACGCTCCGATGATTGAGTGGCTCGAGGGAAGGGCACCCACTTATGTGGATACCACAGTGTTGAGCCCAGAAGAGGCAAAGGATTTAAGACAGGATCTGTTAAACGAACGTCCATCATTTGTTCTATTTTTAGCAAGCAGGGGACATGACATTACTAAAGAACCTGTTGAGATTTATGGCAGTGACCCATACATCGTTGGTGGTCATACTGGAAGTGGATACTGGGTAGATATCAAGAGGATGACGACTATTCCTGGTCTTTTTGCAGCAGGAGAGACAGCATCAGGAAACCCCAATAAGTTCGTTGGTGGATGTGGGACTGAAGGAAGACTGGCATCCAGAGGTGCCCTTGAATACCTTGCATCGGTTTCCTTACCCCCACTTGATACTAAACAGGTAGAGAAGGAAAAGGAACGGGTCTTTGCTCCTTTTCTTAGGGGACCTGAATTTGATGGGACTACACCGATAGAGATGGAGGAACGGATGCAGAGGCTCATGGATGAGTATGCAGGTGGGATTCACCAGTTTTACAGGATGAATGAGGAGAGACTGGATCATGCCCTTAAGAACCTGAAGATACTCCAGGATCAGACCAGATATCTTTACTCAAAGGACCTTCATGAACTGATGAATGCCCATGAGGTTATTGACCGTCTGGATGTGGCTGAGGTTCTCGTGCATCATCTTAAATACAGGAAAGAGACACGCTGGCCAGGATGGCAGACACGTATGGATTATCCTGATAAAGATTCCAAACTGGACTGTTTTGTAGAGAGCAGGCGAGACCCACAGACAGGGGAGATCAAGATGTTTACCCATCCCTACGAGCAAATCGTTCCAGGGGATCGAACCAAGCCATAAGAAAGGAGGAAATTACTATGCCCCCAAGGGTTGACCGAGAAAAATGTGATGGTTGTAAGGCTGAAAAAGAGCCTCTTTGTGAACAGATATGCCCCGGAGACCTTATGCACCTGGGCGAAGACAAAATAGCCTTTTGCAGGATGCCACGGGATTGCTGGGACTGCATGTCCTGTGTTAAGTCATGTCCTAAAGGTGCACTTGAGACCAGAATCCCATATCAGTTGGGTTACCATGTAGCCAGGCTTATCCCGATGATGGGGACAAATACCATTACATGGACATGCATAGACCTTAACGGAAATGTAGAACGGTTTCACTACATAAATAGAGGCATGTTAGATTAATGGAGAAGACGATACCTAAGGTAGGACTTTTCATATGTGATCAGGGAGGGTTGCTTGCCCGTGCCATTGATCTTGAATCAGTTATCCAAAAGCTTATTAGGGCAAAGAATGTTGCTCGTTGTGAGGTCTTGAATGACCTATGGACAACAGCCCCCCTTACTTCGATTAAGGAAGACTTACAGACTGGTAAAATCAACAGAATCCTGTGGGTAGGCAGATTTTCCCCTTATCAGGAGAAAAACATACAATCTGAACTTGCTTCTGCGGGATTAAATCCATACCTCCATGAATGGTGCGACCTTGAAGAACAGGGAATTGGTAACAATGGGATAGATCCGAGTATTCAAAACCAGAAGGCTATAATCTTAATCCAGATGGCACTCGCACGAACCCGTCTCCTTGAGCCCTTAGAGCCATTAAAACTCCCTGCTGTGGATGCAGCCCTCATCATTGGAGCAGGTGTGGCAGGACTGCATACAGCAGTATCCCTTGTAGAACTTGGTAAGCGAGTCTATCTGGTGGAAAAGGAGAGCGGTGTTGGAGGAAAGGTCGCGCTACTTTATCGGTTCTATCCACGAATCTGTGACCCACATTGTGGACTGGAATTTGCGATACAGAAACTCAGGGAGTCAGACCTGGTAAATGTTTATACACTCTCACAGGTTAAAAACCTCGATGGTAGTCCAGGGAATTTCGATGTGAGGATTGAGAGACAACCCCGTTATGTAAATGAAGAACGGTGTAATGCCTGTGGTGAATGTATGAGGGTGTGTCCGGTAGTCATACCTGACCAGTCGAGGTTCATATACCCTCCCCCCTCCATAGCCCCCTGTGAAAAGGGGGCTATGGATTTTCTGAAATCCCAGAGAAAGGCAATACATCCTGCAACGCCGATGGCTTTCCCATCTGCCTTTGTGATTAATAGAGAATACTGTCCTCCAGAATGCAGGGAATGTGTAAAGGTATGTCCTGCACAGGCTGTGGAACTTGAACAATCCCCTTCTGAAGTAGTCTTCAGGGCAGGGATGGTTATTGTAACAGCTGGATGGGACCCATATCCTTTAATTAAGGTAGAGGAATATGGGTATGGTATTTATCCCAATGTTATCAGTAATCTCGATATGGAGCGGCTTCTTGCCACCGAAGGAGAATGGGGAGACCTTAAGGAGATTGGTTTTATCCAGTGTGCGGGAAGCAGGGATGAGAGGTATCTCAATTACTGTTCATCCGTCTGTTGTTCTG contains:
- a CDS encoding transcriptional repressor, encoding MGIKEARDIFSGYLEKKGLRHTLQRGEILDAFISANKHITVDDLYNTLKKRNPDIGYATVHRNLKLMCECGLADEIKVGTKKTRYEQKYGYKHHDHLICLKCGRFIEINDVKIERLQDRLAEANEFTPLRHKLEIYGLCKECK
- a CDS encoding extracellular solute-binding protein translates to MVERLKVIKISVFLLSILMFQYGIVGVATAEELIVYSGRGERLIRPVLDEFTRKTGVEVKLHSAGTVELFNKLIAEGDRSLADVFLTVDAGILERARIAGLLQPIKSNVITKNIPTAMRAPDNSWVGLSLRLRVIAYNPLRVKPDEIKTYESLMKPKFKGRLGIRTGSNVYVQSHTAMMIAEKGETTTEKFLKAIVENAGDKIYPSDSRAVEAVAKGEVDVAVVNHYYVYGHLRKNPDDSKTLSFLMPPKTAYNVSGVGILKTSKKKEIAQKFIELMASNEGQVMFAEENREYPVNPKIPAHPDMKKRDTFTLSPVSLSMMGRYMVTAIDLIDKVGYR
- a CDS encoding iron ABC transporter permease, whose translation is MSLLTPLASGVAILAATPIIIIFYSAITVDAGLWIQIYETRLQVILLNTIKLLFAVGVLTVLIGITMAMIVTRYDFKGKRIWEWALILPLAVPGYVLAYAYASIMAPGGVVQTLWINLFGDTSTMPSLYSFWGVSFILSLVNYPYVYLLTRASLLNQNISYDEVARTLGVSKWKRLWLINIRMAYPGIIAGMALVLMEVMADFGTVALLRYPTFTEAIYRQMTARFDFLGASALGSILVGLTLLLLILEHHFRGRRVFEQTKGKFKKPIPKGVDVKRTIFFTALILIILGMAFFAPVSLLTKWSIDAIFKAGLDSRFVKFTFNTISVSALGATIAVILAIPIAYLHARYLNPLNKVLYFSSTLGYSLPGPVIAVGLLLVANLFFPQLYGGIVILVSAYVVRFLSITVQSQESSILTVSRSVEDAAKTLGAGTWRTMTRVLLPLIKPGIFTGWMVVFIDCMKELPATMMLRPLAFDTLSVRVWVEAAESLWDMAALPALLIVISGLIPITFIIRKSNGGKDGVQVT
- a CDS encoding ABC transporter ATP-binding protein — translated: MVFRLHEKDVCIRETEPAYVSLKNVSKFFNEVVAVSNLTMEVKKGEFFSLLGPSGCGKTTILRLIAGLESPDRGSIVIGETIVAGEIWQKPEKRGVGIVFQDYALFPHMTIFNNIVFGLQGCSRIELKKRVMELLELIGLSDMVQRYPHELSGGQQQRVALARALAPSPKVMLLDEPFSDLDADLRLELRTETKRILKEKGTTTILVTHDQEEAFSLSDRVGVLNKGRLEQVGTPTEIYHKPKSRFVAGFVGKADFVIGRIEGNLVVSDIGTFRINGDMPEGYRDVDLMVRPDDVDFIIVHEGDVTIIDAQFLGSEIIYKLLLPDGKTIHSIKSSILTFPVSSRVKVKVDPTHIVVFQRRR
- a CDS encoding Crp/Fnr family transcriptional regulator, encoding MEIQWHLSEKDFFWGLPSEKGEFISLSIQRYVKRNEFIFFEEDHGDSAFYLEKGEVKIFRISPSGKESTVFIRHTGEMFGLAEVIGGKERAANAQAITCCCLYEIKKDNFESLLSRHYPLARRVMEVLGRRLRYLGEQIENLMVCDVTTRLLKLLVYLSYHKLLDPDTWNEPITVPVRLTQEQIAAMTGSCQQTVSEILKRLEEDGLIQVSKKEITILKPAKILNRI
- a CDS encoding SLC13 family permease, translating into MEEVAREKTLEEKMAAVEEAEEEEKKFTRRQTIGLIIAFAILLGLHFGPTVSGLKPQAQSVLGVFLWFITCMVTDALPKAVVGLASPLLLVIFAKVKIPEAFNAFNKDIFLLGAGAFIYAGIMMGTPLGRRIALTITTAMRSNRVTRVLLGLSASDLAIGGVLPTVSETALFLPIAKGVGTLMRGMNHLPEVKRINTALLLLITGLMPLFTGPLILTSHFPNIMLVGNLKDMEGIYISWIQWFWLNLPLWGLLPILFIYVVWWFKLRGLDIPGAEVEIPKMKKELGRISWSEIWALICFGIGITLWVTEEIHKIKSGMVALTVVALMFMPWGRIKFKQINPHIMWDILMLLGGAISLGTVLYKSGAVAWLANIIVDPVKGIGLPVLLLLFILVFAMHIARAGIVSAVAMGAAFIPLTVGIAKTLGYSILPFTLVVINCLSYAFFLPISITAFLIAWGASEASGWEVIKFGGLLSIIANIYVIVVQTGWLA
- a CDS encoding FAD-binding protein, which produces MDAINTYIRKDKGETPESLVRWGRAQVGGGPIREDLALSNAEMLNETVEMLEEWGLPIVKDEEGYYKLRGRWDISIQGEQLKVIMAEKAMEVGAQVFNRVAATNLLMDGDRCVGAMGFGVRDGKFYVFRAKATIVSTGGACGIYKSPVTDYSGAHHQTWMCPFNVGTGYAMGIRAGAEMSSLEQRWVATRTKDFSGPVDTISVAFGCLITNAKGERVMQVRYADVGGDKAARFYRLNAPMIEWLEGRAPTYVDTTVLSPEEAKDLRQDLLNERPSFVLFLASRGHDITKEPVEIYGSDPYIVGGHTGSGYWVDIKRMTTIPGLFAAGETASGNPNKFVGGCGTEGRLASRGALEYLASVSLPPLDTKQVEKEKERVFAPFLRGPEFDGTTPIEMEERMQRLMDEYAGGIHQFYRMNEERLDHALKNLKILQDQTRYLYSKDLHELMNAHEVIDRLDVAEVLVHHLKYRKETRWPGWQTRMDYPDKDSKLDCFVESRRDPQTGEIKMFTHPYEQIVPGDRTKP
- a CDS encoding 4Fe-4S binding protein is translated as MPPRVDREKCDGCKAEKEPLCEQICPGDLMHLGEDKIAFCRMPRDCWDCMSCVKSCPKGALETRIPYQLGYHVARLIPMMGTNTITWTCIDLNGNVERFHYINRGMLD
- a CDS encoding hydrogenase iron-sulfur subunit, with amino-acid sequence MEKTIPKVGLFICDQGGLLARAIDLESVIQKLIRAKNVARCEVLNDLWTTAPLTSIKEDLQTGKINRILWVGRFSPYQEKNIQSELASAGLNPYLHEWCDLEEQGIGNNGIDPSIQNQKAIILIQMALARTRLLEPLEPLKLPAVDAALIIGAGVAGLHTAVSLVELGKRVYLVEKESGVGGKVALLYRFYPRICDPHCGLEFAIQKLRESDLVNVYTLSQVKNLDGSPGNFDVRIERQPRYVNEERCNACGECMRVCPVVIPDQSRFIYPPPSIAPCEKGAMDFLKSQRKAIHPATPMAFPSAFVINREYCPPECRECVKVCPAQAVELEQSPSEVVFRAGMVIVTAGWDPYPLIKVEEYGYGIYPNVISNLDMERLLATEGEWGDLKEIGFIQCAGSRDERYLNYCSSVCCSVTLKQVRYLKEKMPDARCYIFYQDIRTPGFDEELYQQVKSMDNVIFIRGNPSTVKPEGDTGKLSIRAEDTLSGKEVRLSLDLLVLAGGMTPSDGSVEVAQLLNLPRNNFGFFESHLQCHPEESQRTGIYVGGACRGPMNVAQSIESSHRAAMEGLAFLNGTVLIDPTYPVVDVTKCDKCKRCMEECPFYSFYFDDSGFPAPDLARCRQCGNCMGLCPITAISLRHFTIKQTAAQVQAINASFMGKDEPVILAFLCKNDAYHAARTSMDYGLPVPPNIFIIKVPCAGSVNNALVADALAFGMDGILIAGCKDGQCHFVRGNQLVQTRSGDLSDKLKKMMIEPERVRFENLEIRDSRRYVELVNSYIEDLRAMGPNPFKV